From a region of the Syngnathoides biaculeatus isolate LvHL_M chromosome 2, ASM1980259v1, whole genome shotgun sequence genome:
- the nlgn4xa gene encoding neuroligin 4 X-linked a isoform X3 yields the protein MVYIHGGSFMEGTGNMIDGSILASYGNVIVITINYRLGVLGFLSTGDQAAKGNYGLLDQIQALRWIKENIQAFKGDPKRVTIFGSGAGASCVSLLTLSHYSEDMFQKAIIQSGTALSSWAVNYQPAKYTRVLAEKVGCNMLDTIDLVGCLQNKNYKELIEQYVTPAKYHIAFGPVIDGDVIPDDPQILMEQGEFLNYDIMLGVNQGEGFKFVDGIVDSEDGVSANDFDFAVSDFVDHLYGYPEGKDTLRETIKFMYTDWADKENPENRRKTLVALFTDHQWVAPAVATADLHAQYGSPTYFYAFYHHCQSDMKPSWADSAHGDEVPYVFGIPMIGPTDLFNCNFSKNDVMLSAVVMTYWTNFAKTGDPNQPVPQDTKFIHTKPNRFEEVAWTKYNPKDQLYLHIGLKPRVRDHYRATKVAFWLELVPHLHNINEFFQYVSTTTKIPPQDTTPYPYTKRFPGKNNWPSTTRHPGVPSSNTKHTTDQRKSDDFIDESTVLIETKRDYSTELSVTIAVGASLLFLNILAFAALYYKKDKRRADSTRHAATPQRNSTPVNAPSTANDVANLQSEELMTLQMKQQQLEHEQQRESMQVHDTLRLTCPPDYTLTLRRSPDDIPLMTPSTITMIPNSLAGMQPLHNFNTFGGSQNSTNLPHGHSTTRV from the exons GGTTCCTGAGCACAGGAGACCAGGCAGCCAAGGGCAACTATGGCCTGCTTGATCAAATTCAGGCTCTCAGGTGGATCAAGGAAAACATCCAGGCCTTCAAAGGAGACCCAAAACGAGTGACCATTTTCGGCTCTGGTGCTGGAGCCTCGTGTGTCAGCCTGCTGACTCTCTCGCATTACTCGGAAG ATATGTTCCAGAAAGCTATCATACAGAGCGGCACAGCACTTTCTAGTTGGGCAGTCAACTACCAGCCTGCCAAGTACACACGAGTCCTGGCTGAGAAGGTGGGCTGCAACATGCTGGACACCATAGACCTGGTGGGGTGCCTCCAGAACAAGAACTACAAGGAGTTGATTGAGCAGTATGTGACGCCTGCCAAGTACCACATTGCCTTTGGTCCTGTGATCGACGGCGACGTAATACCTGACGATCCTCAAATCCTCATGGAACAAGGCGAGTTTCTCAACTACGACATTATGTTGGGTGTCAATCAAGGCGAGGGATTCAAGTTTGTGGACGGGATAGTGGACAGTGAGGATGGGGTCTCCGCAAATGATTTTGACTTTGCTGTGTCTGACTTTGTGGACCATCTTTATGGCTACCCCGAGGGCAAGGACACTCTACGTGAGACAATCAAGTTCATGTACACTGACTGGGCAGACAAGGAGAATCCAGAGAACCGCCGCAAGACCCTGGTAGCACTGTTCACAGACCACCAGTGGGTGGCGCCTGCAGTGGCTACAGCTGATCTCCATGCCCAATATGGGTCCCCCACCTACTTTTATGCTTTTTACCACCACTGTCAGAGCGACATGAAGCCCAGCTGGGCCGACTCAGCCCACGGTGATGAAGTACCCTATGTATTCGGTATCCCAATGATTGGCCCGACAGATCTCTTCAACTGCAATTTCTCCAAGAATGATGTGATGCTGAGTGCTGTCGTCATGACCTACTGGACAAACTTTGCCAAAACAGG tgacCCAAATCAACCAGTTCCACAGGATACAAAGTTCATTCACACAAAGCCCAACAGGTTTGAGGAGGTAGCCTGGACAAAGTATAATCCCAAGGACCAGCTCTACCTCCACATTGGTCTCAAACCAAGGGTCCGAGATCACTATCGTGCCACCAAGGTCGCCTTCTGGCTGGAGCTGGTGCCGCATCTCCACAACATCAATGAATTCTTCCAGTACGTGTCAACCACAACCAAAATACCGCCACAAGACACCACACCGTACCCTTACACCAAACGTTTTCCTGGCAAAAACAATTGGCCCTCTACCACTCGCCATCCTGGGGTGCCATCCAGCAATACCAAGCACACCACGGATCAGCGCAAAAGCGACGACTTCATTGACGAGTCAACTGTGTTGATCGAGACCAAGCGGGACTATTCCACCGAGCTTAGCGTCACCATTGCTGTGGGCGCCTCGCTGCTCTTCTTAAACATCCTGGCCTTCGCTGCGCTATATTACAAAAAAGACAAGCGACGTGCCGACTCAACCCGCCACGCTGCCACCCCGCAGCGCAATTCCACGCCGGTCAACGCGCCCTCGACCGCCAATGATGTGGCCAACCTGCAGAGCGAGGAATTGATGACGCTCCAGatgaagcagcagcagctggaACACGAGCAACAGCGTGAGTCCATGCAAGTCCACGACACCCTGCGCCTCACCTGCCCACCCGACTACACCCTCACGTTGCGCCGCTCCCCCGACGACATACCATTGATGACGCCGAGCACCATCACCATGATCCCGAACTCACTGGCTGGCATGCAGCCTCTGCACAActtcaatacttttggaggcaGCCAAAACAGTACCAACCTGCCCCACGGCCACTCCACCACACGGGTATAG